From Desulfomonilia bacterium, the proteins below share one genomic window:
- a CDS encoding DUF167 domain-containing protein: MAEWLKARGQKILISVRVQPGASKNSVTGIKEDTLNIKLCSPPVDGRANDSLISFVAKMLDVSRSSIQIIKGTKTRKKLLEVSGVTIADAEKALTPLP, translated from the coding sequence ATGGCTGAATGGCTTAAGGCAAGGGGCCAGAAAATACTTATATCGGTCAGGGTTCAGCCCGGCGCCTCAAAAAATTCCGTTACCGGCATCAAAGAAGATACCCTTAATATTAAACTCTGCTCACCCCCCGTGGACGGCAGGGCCAATGATTCCCTAATCAGCTTTGTTGCTAAGATGCTTGACGTTTCAAGGTCGTCAATTCAGATAATTAAGGGAACAAAGACCAGAAAAAAACTGCTTGAGGTATCAGGGGTGACAATTGCGGATGCAGAAAAAGCGCTTACCCCGTTACC
- a CDS encoding YggT family protein yields the protein MLLGYILTGLGYTLHILLSVYMWIVIIGALLSWVNPDPYNPIVRFLRSATEPLFYFVRMKLPFLRAGGIDFSPIVVIAVIYFLDYALAGYLIALGTRMRIGL from the coding sequence ATGCTGCTCGGGTATATTCTTACAGGACTGGGATACACTCTGCATATTCTTCTCAGTGTCTATATGTGGATAGTTATTATAGGCGCCCTGTTATCATGGGTGAACCCGGATCCCTATAATCCGATCGTCAGATTCCTTCGCTCGGCAACAGAGCCTTTGTTTTACTTTGTAAGGATGAAGCTCCCGTTTCTCAGGGCCGGCGGTATAGATTTTTCTCCGATTGTTGTTATTGCAGTCATATATTTCCTTGATTATGCACTGGCGGGATACCTTATTGCGCTGGGAACCCGTATGAGAATAGGACTTTAA